AATGTATTTGGGTGGGGTACTGCATCTCCAATAGATACTTTAACATCAAATGCTTCTCCCGCCTTTACCGTTTCAGGTGCATGAATTACAGGTACATGTTTTTCACCTTTCCAATCACCTATCTGTATAAACTGTCCAAATGAATCCATTTTATATAATCCTCCTTCATAATTTACTTTCCTTTCCATTGTTATATATACCCCTATAAAAGGAGTATAATCAATAATTTTTGTTTTGAAGGGGATAAATATAGGTACAAATAAAATTTAGAAGGGGATATGATGAATAGAATAATAATTAAAGGTGGAGAGATCTATCCCATAATATCAGATAAGTTCTGCGGTGATATATATGTGGAGGATGGCCGTATAACAGGCATATATGCAAGAGGACAGGAAATACCTGATTTTGATGGTGCGATTACATATGATGTTTCGGGATGCTGTGTAGTACCAGGATTGATAGATGCTCATACCCATTTGGGCATATTTGAAGAGTGTACGGGGAAAATTGGGCAGGATAACAATGAAACATCATATCCGGTAACACCTGAGGTAAGGGGGTTAGATGGCATAAATCCCAATGATATAGGTTTTACAGATGCACTCAGGGCGGGAGTTACTACGGTTATGAGCGGTCCTGGAAGTAATAATGCTGTAGGCGGGCTCAATATAGCTATGAAAACGTATGGCAGTATAATAGATAAGATGGTCATAAAAAGTCCTGCAGGGCTTAAAATTGCATTTGGGGAAAATCCCTTTACCATATATGGTGAAAGAAATATGGCACCTGTTACTCGCATGGGTGTAATGTCACTTATTCGGGCTATGTTCATGCGTACCCAGGATTATAAACGTTTAAAGGAGAAAGGACATATAAAATACCGGGATATGGGTATGGAACATGTATTGTTGGCTCTTGATGGGGATATTCCTGTAAGGGCCCATGCACATAGGGCCGACGATATGGTAAGTGCTATTAGGCTCAAAGATGAATTTAATTTTCAACTCATAATAGAGCATGGAACGGAGGCCCATCTTATAAAGGAATATCTAAGGGAGAAAAATGTAGCCGTGGCAATAGGGCCTATGCTGACGCCTAGAGTAAAGATGGAGTTAAAGAACAGAAGCTATGATACTGCAGTAGAACTTGCCAGGGCGGGAGTTAAGATTGCCATTATGACCGATCATCCATATAATTCAGTAGATCAGCTGCGTATTGTAGCTATACTTGCCTGTAGGCAGGGTTTGCCTCAGAATATAGCACTACAGGCTATTACCATAAATCCTGCCAGTATGCTTAGAATAGACGATAGGGTAGGGACATTGGAACTGGGAAAAGATGCCGATATAGTGGTTTTGGATGGTCCTCCCCTTGATATAAATTCCCATGTAAAAATTGTATTTGTGGAGGGTAAAATGGCATTTAATGGTGATAGTGATTTGTAATAAAAAAATATTGCTATAAAATTTATGCAATACTCCCATGTGTTCTCTAGGTTATATCAGTTATATTGTTATATTTATTTTAAATTGCAAATTGACGTAAAGCTCGAAAGCGTCTTGAAATAAACCGCTATACAAGGTAAAATGAAGGAATAAAGGGACAAACAAAAGGAGGAAAAACGGATGAGTAATGTATTTGATACCCTGAAGGAGAGGGGATTTATAGCTCAGACGACGCATGAAGACGAAATAAGAGAACTTTTAGAAAATGAAAATGTTACATTTTATACAGGTTTTGATCCTACGGCTGACAGTCTGCATGTAGGTCATTTTGTACAGGTAATGGCAATGTCCCATCTTCAAAAGGCAGGACATCGTCCAATAGTATTGGTAGGTGGAGGAACCGGTATGATAGGGGATCCCTCTGGTAGAACCGATATGCGCAAGATGATGAATCGTGAGATGGTAGATCACAATGTGCAGGCCTTTAAAAAACAACTGTCGAAATTTCTGGATTTTTCAGATGATAAGGCCATAATAGTAGATAATGCCGATTGGCTTTTAAATCTCAATTATATAGAGTTTTTAAGGGAAATTGGTGTCCATTTTTCAGTAAATCGTATGCTTACTGCTGAATGCTTTAAAAGCAGGCTGGAGAGAGGTTTATCATTTTTGGAATTTAACTATATGCTCATGCAGAGCTATGATTTTCTAGAGCTCTATAGGAGATATGGCTGCAGATTGGAACTAGGTGGAGATGACCAGTGGTCCAATATAATATCAGGTGCCGATTTAGTTAGAAGGGTAGAAGGAGCATCTGCCTATGGTATGACTTTTGCCCTATTAACCACAAGTGAAGGCAAGAAGATGGGCAAGACCATGGCGGGGGCTGTGTGGTTGGATCCTGAAAAAACATCGCCCTATGATTTTTATCAATATTGGAGAAATGTTGACGACGCTGATGTGGAAAAATGTTTGGCATTACTTACGTTTCTGCCTATGGATGAAGTAAAGAGGCTCGGTAACTTACCTGGTGAAAAGAAAAATGGGGCAAAACGGATACTTGCATTTGAGGTTACCAAAATGGTGCATGGGGAAGAAGAGGCACAAAAGGCACAGGATGCTGCAGATGCTTTGTTTAGCGGTGGAGGAGATGCTTCTGCAATTCCTAGTACTGAAGTGACAATCGAGGCTTTTAAGGATAATGCCAATATATTGGATCTTCTCATATTAGCTGGACTTGTATCTTCAAAAGGTGAAGGGCGTAGACTGGTAAATCAGGGTGGAGTATACTTAAATAATGAAAGAGTTGAGGATATAGGGTATATAGCTACTGAGGATGATGTGGAAGATGGCGCGATACTTTTAAGAAAGGGTAAAAAAACATATCACAAAATAATAATAAAATAAGGGATGGATATGAAGATAATATTGGCACCGGATTCGTTTAAAGGGAGTCTAACCTCCATGCAAGCTATATCCATAATAAAAAAGGCTGCAATAAAATATTTCCCTTATGCCAATATAGTAGAACTTCCAATAGCAGATGGTGGGGAAGGTACTGTAGAAGCATTAGTAGAGGCATTGCATGGAGAATATAGAGATGTTGTTACTATGGATCCCATAGGGCGAAAAATTAAAGTCGTATATGGTATAGTAAATGGGGATACGGCAGTTATAGAGACTGCAGCAGCTTCCGGATTGCCCCTTTTATCTAGCGAAGAGCGAAATCCACTCTATACTTCGACCTATGGTACAGGTGAGATTATAAAAGCGGTACTTGATGATGGTCTAAGAAAATTCATAATAGGCATAGGTGGAAGTGCTACAAATGATGGTGGCATGGGCGTAGCCACTGCTTTGGGTATTAACTTTCTAGACAAAAATGGAAATAAGCTAAAGCCCATTGGGGAAAATCTTCAAAGTGTCCGGGATATAGATTTTGATGGATTGGATCCACGCATATCAGATAGCGATATAGTGGTTATGTGTGATGTGCAAAATCCGCTTACAGGATCTAATGGAGCTACTTATGTCTATGGTAGGCAGAAGGGTGCTGACGATATAGCCCTTGATATACTCGAGCGAGGTATGGTTAATTATGCTGATGTTGTATATAAAAAACTTTGCATGGATAATAGAAATAAGGAAGGGGCGGGAGCTGCAGGTGGGCTAGGATTTGCCCTTTCAGTATTTTTTGATGCTAAGCTAAAACCTGGTATAGAGGCCGTGCTAGATGCAGTGGATTTTGATAATTTGTTAAAGGACGCAGATTTAGTGATTACCG
This Xylanivirga thermophila DNA region includes the following protein-coding sequences:
- a CDS encoding amidohydrolase, with product MNRIIIKGGEIYPIISDKFCGDIYVEDGRITGIYARGQEIPDFDGAITYDVSGCCVVPGLIDAHTHLGIFEECTGKIGQDNNETSYPVTPEVRGLDGINPNDIGFTDALRAGVTTVMSGPGSNNAVGGLNIAMKTYGSIIDKMVIKSPAGLKIAFGENPFTIYGERNMAPVTRMGVMSLIRAMFMRTQDYKRLKEKGHIKYRDMGMEHVLLALDGDIPVRAHAHRADDMVSAIRLKDEFNFQLIIEHGTEAHLIKEYLREKNVAVAIGPMLTPRVKMELKNRSYDTAVELARAGVKIAIMTDHPYNSVDQLRIVAILACRQGLPQNIALQAITINPASMLRIDDRVGTLELGKDADIVVLDGPPLDINSHVKIVFVEGKMAFNGDSDL
- the tyrS gene encoding tyrosine--tRNA ligase, coding for MSNVFDTLKERGFIAQTTHEDEIRELLENENVTFYTGFDPTADSLHVGHFVQVMAMSHLQKAGHRPIVLVGGGTGMIGDPSGRTDMRKMMNREMVDHNVQAFKKQLSKFLDFSDDKAIIVDNADWLLNLNYIEFLREIGVHFSVNRMLTAECFKSRLERGLSFLEFNYMLMQSYDFLELYRRYGCRLELGGDDQWSNIISGADLVRRVEGASAYGMTFALLTTSEGKKMGKTMAGAVWLDPEKTSPYDFYQYWRNVDDADVEKCLALLTFLPMDEVKRLGNLPGEKKNGAKRILAFEVTKMVHGEEEAQKAQDAADALFSGGGDASAIPSTEVTIEAFKDNANILDLLILAGLVSSKGEGRRLVNQGGVYLNNERVEDIGYIATEDDVEDGAILLRKGKKTYHKIIIK
- a CDS encoding glycerate kinase family protein, whose protein sequence is MKIILAPDSFKGSLTSMQAISIIKKAAIKYFPYANIVELPIADGGEGTVEALVEALHGEYRDVVTMDPIGRKIKVVYGIVNGDTAVIETAAASGLPLLSSEERNPLYTSTYGTGEIIKAVLDDGLRKFIIGIGGSATNDGGMGVATALGINFLDKNGNKLKPIGENLQSVRDIDFDGLDPRISDSDIVVMCDVQNPLTGSNGATYVYGRQKGADDIALDILERGMVNYADVVYKKLCMDNRNKEGAGAAGGLGFALSVFFDAKLKPGIEAVLDAVDFDNLLKDADLVITGEGSMDGQSIFGKVPVGIAKRCKRYGVPVSAIAGGMGRDAEKLYDVGIGSIITTINGSMMIDEAMERAEELMYSAADRMLRFIRMGMNIRGI